A genomic region of Lysinibacillus sp. 2017 contains the following coding sequences:
- a CDS encoding sigma-w pathway protein ysdB — protein MALLLRIAIIILIIYIFYKGIRYLTDPKRKLDEAYENGQYYFYDDVKNIRKNFFVTYKGALFEGEKYLGTTDNAFEVISIFVFVHDAMKLQGFTKEDFLYLQEEILMNYPNAKINWKNPIEQLMKE, from the coding sequence ATGGCTCTACTTTTACGTATCGCCATCATCATCCTTATCATTTACATATTTTATAAAGGTATTCGTTATTTAACGGACCCGAAGCGTAAACTCGATGAGGCCTATGAAAATGGACAGTATTATTTTTATGATGATGTAAAAAATATTCGCAAAAACTTTTTCGTTACTTATAAAGGAGCATTATTTGAAGGAGAAAAATATTTAGGCACGACAGATAATGCGTTTGAAGTAATCAGTATTTTTGTTTTCGTCCATGATGCAATGAAACTTCAAGGGTTTACGAAAGAAGACTTCTTATATTTACAAGAAGAGATTTTAATGAATTACCCTAACGCAAAAATCAATTGGAAAAATCCGATTGAGCAATTGATGAAGGAGTAA
- a CDS encoding M42 family metallopeptidase, giving the protein MTKLDPTLQMFKDLTDANGIPGNERAPREVMRKYIAPYADEVEMDNLGSLIAKKVGDENGPKIMVAGHLDEVGFMVTRIDEKGFVFFQTVGGWWSQVMLAQRVTITTRAGEEIIGVIGSKPPHILPAEVRNKVVDVKAMFVDIGATSKEEAMEWGVRPGDMITPYFEFNVMKNEKHLLAKAWDNRIGCAIAIDVLKALKDENHPNIVYGVGNVQEEVGLRGAKTSTFKIQPDIGFSVDVGVAGDTPGVTPKESTSKMGAGPQIVVYDASMVSHTGLREFVLDVAEEAGIPYQFEAISGGGTDAGSIHITQNGVPALAICVATRYIHSHAGILHRDDYDNAVKLIVEVIKRLDRDAVNKITFE; this is encoded by the coding sequence ATGACAAAGCTTGATCCAACATTACAAATGTTCAAAGATTTAACAGATGCAAACGGAATTCCAGGGAACGAACGCGCTCCTCGTGAAGTGATGAGAAAATACATCGCGCCTTATGCAGATGAAGTAGAAATGGACAACTTAGGTAGCTTAATCGCGAAAAAAGTAGGCGATGAAAACGGTCCGAAAATTATGGTTGCCGGTCATTTAGATGAAGTTGGCTTCATGGTAACACGCATCGATGAAAAAGGTTTTGTATTCTTCCAAACTGTTGGTGGTTGGTGGAGCCAAGTAATGCTAGCACAACGCGTGACAATTACGACTCGTGCAGGCGAAGAAATTATTGGGGTAATCGGTTCAAAACCACCTCATATTTTACCAGCTGAGGTGCGTAACAAAGTTGTTGATGTAAAAGCAATGTTCGTTGATATCGGTGCAACTTCAAAAGAAGAAGCAATGGAGTGGGGCGTACGTCCTGGCGACATGATCACACCATACTTCGAATTCAACGTAATGAAAAATGAAAAACATTTATTAGCAAAAGCATGGGATAACCGTATTGGTTGTGCGATTGCAATCGATGTATTAAAAGCATTAAAAGACGAAAACCACCCGAACATCGTATATGGAGTTGGGAACGTACAAGAAGAAGTCGGCTTACGTGGTGCGAAAACTTCTACATTCAAAATACAACCAGATATCGGTTTCTCAGTTGACGTTGGTGTAGCAGGGGACACTCCAGGAGTAACACCTAAAGAATCAACTTCTAAAATGGGCGCAGGTCCACAAATTGTTGTTTATGATGCATCAATGGTATCTCACACAGGCTTACGTGAATTCGTACTAGATGTTGCAGAAGAAGCAGGCATCCCTTACCAATTCGAAGCTATTTCAGGTGGCGGTACTGATGCAGGTTCCATCCACATCACACAAAACGGTGTACCAGCACTAGCAATCTGTGTAGCAACACGTTACATTCACTCACATGCAGGTATCCTGCACCGTGATGACTACGACAATGCGGTGAAATTAATCGTTGAAGTTATCAAACGTTTAGACCGTGATGCAGTAAATAAAATTACATTTGAATAA
- a CDS encoding RNA methyltransferase → MKRIESTQNALVKHWKKLATQRKEREKTGEYLVEGFHLVEEALKHKDQIVQMIVREGVDLPMLWPIDELVIVYVNDAVAKEIAETETSQGVFAHCKQRVVSEDEKYDWRKVLLVDAVQDPGNIGTMIRTADAAGIDAVVLGKGSVDAFNPKTLRSAQGSHFHIPVVRGDLMEWIENLQQDGVRVYGTSLEESISYKAVEPSEAFALMVGNEGSGINPQLLAKTDQNVIIPILGGAESLNVAVATGILLYAFVK, encoded by the coding sequence ATGAAACGAATCGAATCAACACAAAATGCACTCGTTAAACATTGGAAAAAGCTTGCAACACAACGTAAAGAACGTGAAAAAACTGGGGAATATCTTGTAGAAGGTTTCCACTTAGTAGAAGAGGCACTAAAGCATAAAGACCAAATCGTACAAATGATTGTACGTGAAGGTGTTGATTTACCCATGCTCTGGCCAATAGACGAACTAGTCATTGTGTATGTTAATGATGCGGTGGCAAAAGAGATTGCTGAAACAGAAACTTCACAAGGTGTATTTGCACATTGTAAGCAACGTGTGGTTTCAGAAGATGAGAAGTATGATTGGCGCAAAGTATTATTGGTGGATGCTGTACAAGATCCAGGGAATATTGGAACAATGATTCGTACAGCAGATGCAGCTGGTATCGATGCAGTCGTTCTAGGTAAAGGCAGCGTGGATGCATTTAATCCGAAAACACTTCGCTCTGCACAAGGATCACATTTCCACATTCCAGTCGTACGTGGTGATTTAATGGAATGGATCGAAAACTTACAGCAAGATGGTGTTCGTGTTTACGGAACCTCTTTAGAAGAATCCATTTCATATAAAGCAGTCGAACCAAGTGAAGCATTTGCACTAATGGTAGGTAATGAAGGTAGTGGCATTAATCCACAACTTTTAGCGAAAACAGATCAAAACGTCATCATCCCTATTTTAGGTGGGGCAGAATCATTAAATGTAGCTGTAGCAACAGGCATTTTATTGTATGCATTTGTAAAATAG
- the sspI gene encoding small acid-soluble spore protein SspI, which produces MDFQIRQAITTNVTGSDAHEFQDIVNDAISRGEEHLLPGLGVFLEKWWNAANESERNDFSQKLATQFSA; this is translated from the coding sequence ATGGACTTTCAAATTCGACAAGCGATTACAACAAATGTAACTGGATCAGATGCACATGAATTTCAGGACATTGTAAATGATGCAATTTCACGTGGAGAGGAACATTTACTGCCTGGTCTTGGTGTGTTTTTAGAAAAATGGTGGAATGCTGCGAATGAATCAGAGCGCAATGACTTTTCACAAAAGCTAGCTACTCAATTTTCTGCATGA
- the infC gene encoding translation initiation factor IF-3, with product MYVNEGIRARELRLIDHNGDQLGLKTRTEALEIATRVNLDLVLVAPQAKPPVARIMDYGKFKFEQQKKDRDIRKNSKVIVMKEVRLSPTIDEHDFQTKLRNGIKFLEKGDKVKASIRFKGRAITHKEIGQRVLDRFAEACAEVSTVEQKPKMEGRSMFLVLQPKNEK from the coding sequence ATGTATGTAAACGAAGGCATTCGCGCACGTGAACTTCGTCTAATCGACCATAATGGTGATCAGCTAGGTCTTAAAACACGTACCGAAGCGCTTGAGATTGCTACCCGTGTTAACTTGGATCTTGTCCTTGTGGCCCCTCAAGCCAAACCACCAGTCGCTCGTATTATGGACTATGGTAAATTTAAGTTCGAACAGCAAAAAAAAGACCGTGATATTCGCAAAAATTCTAAAGTCATCGTTATGAAAGAGGTTCGTCTGAGCCCAACAATCGATGAACATGATTTCCAAACGAAATTACGTAACGGCATCAAGTTCCTTGAAAAAGGTGACAAAGTTAAAGCGAGTATTCGTTTTAAAGGTCGTGCAATTACACACAAAGAAATTGGTCAACGTGTGTTAGATCGTTTTGCTGAAGCTTGTGCTGAAGTGTCTACGGTTGAACAAAAACCGAAGATGGAAGGCCGTAGCATGTTCTTAGTTCTTCAACCGAAGAATGAGAAATAA
- the argF gene encoding ornithine carbamoyltransferase has protein sequence MKLLEEVQLKPVTSLKGKDLLTLLDYTSEEVTQLIQLATQLKIITKAGKCPRLLEGKTLGMIFEKSSTRTRVSFEVGMQQLGGYGMYMNARDMQIGRGEPISDTGKVLSGYLDGIMIRANSHAMVEELAENASIPVINGLTDIDHPCQALADLETIAENKGELKGLKIAYVGDGNNVAHALVVAAAHVGMHVTVATPKGYECDATIIEKAQMIAEENGSTVFVTNDPVEAVQNADAIYADVWTSMGQEDETAQRLKDFEGYQINDALVAHAKPDYLFLHCLPAHREEEVATSVIDGPNSYIFEQAENRLHAQKAVLVSLLA, from the coding sequence ATGAAATTATTAGAAGAAGTGCAATTAAAGCCCGTAACAAGTCTTAAAGGAAAAGACTTACTTACGCTACTTGATTATACAAGTGAAGAAGTAACACAATTAATTCAATTAGCAACACAGCTAAAAATCATTACGAAAGCGGGCAAATGTCCACGTTTACTAGAAGGTAAAACGCTTGGCATGATTTTCGAAAAAAGCTCGACGCGTACACGTGTATCGTTTGAAGTGGGAATGCAACAACTAGGTGGTTACGGCATGTATATGAATGCACGTGATATGCAAATCGGACGTGGCGAACCTATTTCAGACACGGGGAAAGTATTATCAGGTTATCTGGACGGTATTATGATTCGTGCTAACTCACATGCAATGGTAGAAGAGCTTGCTGAAAATGCTTCCATTCCAGTCATTAACGGCTTAACAGATATCGATCATCCATGTCAGGCATTAGCAGACCTTGAAACAATCGCTGAAAACAAAGGTGAGTTAAAAGGATTAAAAATTGCATATGTTGGTGATGGAAACAATGTAGCACATGCATTAGTCGTTGCAGCAGCACATGTAGGAATGCATGTGACAGTTGCAACGCCAAAGGGCTATGAATGTGACGCAACAATTATCGAAAAAGCACAAATGATTGCTGAGGAGAACGGAAGCACGGTATTTGTGACGAATGATCCTGTAGAGGCTGTTCAAAACGCAGATGCGATTTATGCAGATGTGTGGACTTCAATGGGGCAAGAAGATGAAACAGCGCAACGCTTAAAGGATTTCGAAGGCTATCAAATTAACGATGCACTTGTTGCGCATGCAAAACCAGATTATTTGTTCCTGCACTGCTTACCAGCACACCGTGAAGAAGAGGTTGCTACATCTGTAATTGATGGACCAAATTCATATATTTTTGAGCAAGCAGAAAATCGTCTTCATGCACAAAAAGCAGTTTTAGTATCATTATTAGCGTAA
- a CDS encoding ABC transporter permease, with translation MLIVFLIISFFVSKSTIRFFIYEADLLFFQQNVKKMINLKRTAVLYSFGFYNFLIILILGFATPFLFSIDLTFIDIMKIILVLNIFSMIHVSLNYLYKSWYVRLPILLVIHTFLILNFFSIHFGIYLILFIISAVILFRKIFSNRYWVTEVLWEYEGFYKWMKIIFQFSMEMSYYLPAKIRPPIFIFAKRRKLSDHRIDNLIYKSLLRKSSFFSLPLRLILLCIGLFIILPNWAKVVVLIITILGLFTSFDSILKEIKRASFFQLITPSEDEWISSKLRVQKRIIYPLIIALLLLFFIL, from the coding sequence TTGCTAATCGTTTTCTTAATTATTAGCTTTTTTGTTTCAAAATCAACTATTCGATTTTTTATTTACGAAGCGGATCTTTTGTTTTTTCAACAGAATGTGAAAAAAATGATAAATTTAAAACGAACTGCCGTACTATATTCATTTGGATTTTATAACTTCTTAATTATATTAATACTTGGATTTGCTACTCCCTTCTTATTTTCAATAGATTTAACATTTATTGATATTATGAAAATCATTTTAGTGCTAAATATATTTAGTATGATTCATGTTTCATTGAACTACTTATATAAAAGTTGGTATGTGCGATTACCAATTCTATTAGTAATTCATACGTTTTTAATACTTAATTTCTTTTCCATTCATTTTGGCATTTATTTGATCCTTTTTATCATTAGTGCAGTTATTTTATTCAGAAAAATATTTTCCAATCGATATTGGGTAACAGAAGTTTTGTGGGAATATGAGGGGTTTTACAAATGGATGAAAATTATTTTTCAATTTAGTATGGAAATGAGTTATTATTTACCAGCAAAAATAAGGCCGCCCATTTTCATTTTTGCAAAACGTCGTAAGTTAAGTGATCATCGAATTGATAATCTTATTTATAAATCATTGTTAAGAAAATCAAGCTTTTTCTCCTTACCGCTACGCCTGATTTTATTATGTATAGGATTATTTATTATTTTACCAAACTGGGCAAAGGTGGTTGTACTTATTATTACGATTTTAGGATTATTTACTTCCTTTGATTCGATCTTAAAAGAGATAAAAAGAGCTTCCTTCTTTCAATTAATAACGCCTTCAGAGGATGAGTGGATTTCGTCAAAATTACGGGTTCAAAAGCGAATAATTTATCCGTTAATCATCGCACTTCTGCTATTATTTTTTATACTATAA
- a CDS encoding PTS transporter subunit IIC yields the protein MKNFINNVLTGMSMGIVVCLIPNALVGEILKLIIPYVPQLQIILDTSIIAMSLLPVVIGVMTGICFKLTPIQTCSVGLAAFIGSGVYTMQEGVLTLAGIGVVINIGITAALAVLFVQFLGNHLKDFTLIGMPALSMFVPGLVGAAILPYVKTASGWVGEVIMYATALQPVFMGAIIAVIFSLLIISPISTIGVATVIMLSGIGAGTANLGVCASGVGMCIASYRANNFGTAIAHVVSAKIQMRNFFMKPTIAFPMIITAAILGALGGYFEIVGTPYSAGFGLGGFVGPLKYLDLVGWNTTSITLSVTLFIVLPIILNLFFLKLFELKFKWIKSNDYAVNYE from the coding sequence ATGAAAAATTTTATTAACAATGTACTAACCGGAATGAGCATGGGGATTGTCGTTTGTTTAATTCCTAATGCACTTGTAGGAGAAATTTTAAAACTCATTATTCCATACGTGCCTCAATTACAAATTATTTTAGATACATCAATTATTGCTATGAGTTTGTTACCAGTTGTCATTGGTGTGATGACAGGAATTTGCTTTAAGCTTACACCAATTCAAACGTGCAGTGTTGGACTTGCCGCATTTATTGGCAGTGGGGTTTATACGATGCAAGAAGGTGTTTTAACACTAGCGGGTATTGGTGTAGTTATTAATATAGGAATTACAGCAGCACTTGCTGTTTTATTTGTCCAATTTTTAGGCAACCATTTAAAAGACTTCACATTAATCGGGATGCCCGCATTATCAATGTTCGTTCCAGGTCTTGTTGGTGCAGCAATTCTACCTTATGTTAAAACAGCTTCTGGCTGGGTGGGTGAAGTGATTATGTATGCAACTGCACTTCAACCAGTATTCATGGGTGCAATTATTGCTGTGATTTTCTCACTTTTAATTATTTCGCCCATCTCAACAATTGGTGTAGCTACAGTTATTATGCTTTCTGGTATTGGAGCTGGTACTGCAAATTTAGGAGTATGTGCCTCAGGTGTCGGCATGTGTATTGCTAGTTACCGCGCGAATAATTTTGGGACAGCGATTGCACATGTGGTTTCTGCGAAAATTCAAATGCGTAACTTCTTCATGAAGCCGACGATTGCATTTCCGATGATCATTACTGCCGCGATTTTAGGCGCACTTGGTGGCTATTTTGAAATCGTCGGGACACCATATAGTGCAGGATTCGGTCTTGGAGGATTCGTTGGACCACTTAAATATCTTGATTTAGTTGGTTGGAATACAACATCAATTACATTATCCGTTACATTATTTATCGTTCTACCTATTATTTTAAACTTGTTCTTCTTAAAATTATTCGAGCTGAAATTTAAATGGATTAAATCAAACGATTACGCTGTAAATTATGAATGA
- the rplT gene encoding 50S ribosomal protein L20: MPRVKGGTVTRARRKKVLKLAKGYYGSKHTLYKVANQAVMKSGQYAYRDRRQTKRNFRRLWITRINAAARLHGLSYSRLMHGLKLAGIEVNRKMLADLAVTDTAAFAQLAEAAKTAQAK; this comes from the coding sequence ATGCCACGCGTAAAAGGCGGAACAGTAACACGCGCTCGTCGCAAAAAAGTATTAAAATTAGCTAAAGGTTACTACGGTTCTAAACACACATTATACAAAGTAGCTAACCAAGCAGTAATGAAATCGGGTCAATATGCATACCGTGACCGTCGTCAAACAAAACGTAATTTCCGTCGTTTATGGATTACACGTATCAATGCAGCAGCACGTTTACACGGTTTATCTTATAGCCGTTTAATGCACGGTTTAAAATTAGCTGGTATCGAAGTTAACCGTAAAATGTTAGCTGACCTAGCTGTAACTGATACAGCAGCATTCGCACAATTAGCAGAAGCTGCTAAAACTGCACAAGCTAAATAA
- a CDS encoding TetR family transcriptional regulator, translated as MSKAIDPRTIRTRKLIVSAFNQLLVSKGFEHMTVKDITELATINRATFYAHFIDKYALLEEVLTELIEDIMQDSLTELGDKEVSEQLVVQLFLGIVRIHDQMFSNCRRGYSAFTQMIDDKVKVYLERNMELRLPETAKLQAVLFSWGLYGSYVEWDKQKREPAEAFAKNAAAPLLMLLKYPQMNETR; from the coding sequence ATGAGTAAAGCAATAGATCCACGTACGATTCGAACACGCAAATTAATTGTTAGCGCGTTTAATCAATTATTAGTTTCAAAAGGTTTTGAGCATATGACCGTGAAGGATATTACGGAATTAGCAACCATAAATCGTGCAACATTTTACGCGCATTTTATCGATAAGTACGCATTGCTTGAAGAGGTTTTGACCGAATTAATCGAGGACATTATGCAAGATAGTCTTACGGAATTGGGGGATAAGGAAGTTTCGGAACAGCTTGTTGTGCAGTTATTTTTAGGAATCGTGCGTATTCATGATCAAATGTTCTCAAATTGCCGAAGAGGCTACTCGGCTTTTACCCAAATGATTGATGACAAAGTAAAAGTGTATTTAGAAAGAAATATGGAGCTAAGGTTACCAGAAACGGCAAAATTACAGGCTGTATTATTTAGTTGGGGTTTGTATGGAAGTTATGTAGAGTGGGACAAGCAAAAGAGAGAACCTGCAGAAGCCTTCGCTAAAAATGCGGCCGCTCCGTTATTAATGCTGCTAAAATATCCACAAATGAATGAAACCCGATAG
- the rpmI gene encoding 50S ribosomal protein L35, protein MPKMKTHRGAAKRFKKTGSGKLKFDRAYGSHLFANKSTKAKRKLRKAKIATSGDFKRIRTLLTYMK, encoded by the coding sequence ATGCCAAAAATGAAAACACACCGTGGTGCTGCAAAGCGTTTCAAAAAAACAGGTTCAGGTAAATTAAAATTTGACCGTGCTTATGGTAGCCACTTATTCGCTAACAAATCAACTAAAGCGAAACGTAAACTTCGTAAAGCGAAAATCGCTACTTCTGGTGATTTCAAACGCATCCGTACTTTATTAACTTACATGAAGTAA
- a CDS encoding dUTP diphosphatase — protein MEFKQLFEMQRELDYFIEQNQNVDKDVFEEKGLALLVELAELANETRCFKFWSTKGPSERPIILEEFVDSIHFMLSLGNMRGYLLTEWPNMEQSADLTQGFINTTQAVLEFLKQQTEVHYKEVWRHYSILAYNLGFTVADIIEAYKLKNEKNYERQRTGY, from the coding sequence ATGGAATTCAAACAATTATTTGAAATGCAACGAGAACTTGATTACTTTATCGAACAAAACCAAAACGTCGACAAAGATGTTTTTGAAGAAAAGGGATTAGCATTATTAGTGGAGCTTGCAGAATTAGCAAATGAAACACGTTGCTTTAAATTTTGGTCAACGAAGGGTCCATCTGAACGTCCTATAATTTTAGAGGAATTTGTAGATTCGATTCACTTTATGCTGTCACTAGGGAATATGCGTGGTTATCTTTTAACAGAATGGCCAAATATGGAGCAAAGTGCCGATTTAACACAAGGCTTTATCAATACGACACAAGCGGTATTAGAATTTTTAAAACAACAGACAGAAGTGCATTACAAAGAAGTTTGGCGGCACTATAGCATTTTAGCCTACAACCTAGGATTTACCGTAGCGGATATTATCGAAGCATACAAATTGAAAAACGAAAAAAATTATGAGCGTCAACGCACAGGGTATTGA
- a CDS encoding DUF1294 domain-containing protein: MELAALTYVGIISLILCIYMYIDKERAKKKEWRISEKTLLTLGLFGGAMGGVLGMYLFRHKTKHNKFAFGFPLMAAIHIFLLVQLF; this comes from the coding sequence ATGGAATTAGCAGCACTTACATATGTCGGGATTATTTCACTTATTTTATGTATTTACATGTATATCGACAAAGAGCGTGCCAAAAAGAAAGAATGGCGTATTTCTGAAAAGACATTGTTAACATTAGGCTTATTCGGTGGAGCAATGGGTGGCGTATTGGGCATGTATTTATTTCGCCACAAAACAAAGCACAACAAATTTGCCTTTGGTTTTCCACTAATGGCAGCGATTCATATTTTTTTGCTCGTTCAGTTATTTTAA
- a CDS encoding CoxG family protein has product MPQALHNVEISLNNEVVWDFLKDYNNWAPLVPGYIGHEVQSDSQFTWIFLADLGFTKKTIKLQVNVSELAAPTDVLFQLKGLSDNFNGSGYFKLEAKDGDSTEIKGSLDLSAGGMMGMMINSVLESFVPKMTKELMESISVKLAELHLIK; this is encoded by the coding sequence ATGCCACAAGCATTGCATAATGTAGAAATTTCTTTAAACAATGAGGTTGTATGGGATTTTTTAAAAGACTATAACAATTGGGCGCCTTTAGTTCCTGGTTACATTGGACATGAAGTTCAGAGCGATTCTCAGTTCACATGGATTTTTTTAGCGGACTTAGGATTTACCAAGAAGACAATTAAGCTACAAGTTAACGTGTCAGAACTAGCTGCACCAACTGATGTGTTGTTCCAGCTTAAGGGATTATCGGATAATTTCAATGGTAGCGGTTATTTCAAATTAGAAGCAAAAGACGGGGATTCAACAGAAATTAAGGGAAGCTTAGATCTTTCCGCAGGCGGTATGATGGGTATGATGATTAATTCAGTGTTAGAAAGCTTTGTACCAAAAATGACGAAAGAATTAATGGAATCCATTTCAGTGAAGCTAGCAGAATTACATTTAATAAAATAA
- a CDS encoding pirin family protein: MLAIKKIQQISLQNGDGRHLRYVLQPLDLMDNDPFIILADDKFAHNTFADHPHAGIQTVTYVLEGSLEHYDSRTGGGGRLEEGDFQIMTAGRGIIHNENPDRGEDVRVLQLWVNLSSEHKKVDGQYEDLKHADVPVINIEGGKIEVFSGEVKGIHSPLKNFTPFMYAAITIENNENEFTIPAGYNSYLYVLEGDVEIQQQAVKPFDVIHFDIPETDEEIHFKATGKSKFVIFAGLPIKEPVVARGPFVMNTNEEILEKFENYRNGTFLDGKPY; encoded by the coding sequence ATGTTAGCAATCAAAAAAATCCAACAAATTTCACTACAAAATGGGGACGGCCGTCATTTACGTTACGTCTTACAACCATTAGATTTAATGGACAATGATCCATTTATAATTTTAGCGGATGATAAATTCGCACATAACACATTTGCGGATCACCCTCACGCGGGGATTCAAACCGTTACGTATGTACTTGAAGGAAGCTTGGAGCATTATGATAGCCGTACGGGCGGTGGGGGGCGCTTAGAAGAAGGCGATTTTCAAATTATGACGGCTGGTCGCGGCATTATTCACAACGAAAATCCAGACCGTGGTGAAGATGTTCGTGTACTACAACTTTGGGTTAACTTATCATCAGAGCATAAAAAAGTAGATGGACAATATGAGGATTTAAAACATGCAGACGTACCCGTAATTAACATCGAAGGCGGAAAAATCGAAGTGTTCTCAGGTGAAGTAAAAGGCATTCATTCGCCACTTAAGAATTTCACACCCTTTATGTATGCAGCCATTACAATTGAAAACAATGAAAATGAATTCACGATTCCCGCAGGATACAATAGCTATTTATATGTGCTAGAAGGTGATGTCGAAATCCAACAACAAGCGGTTAAGCCATTCGATGTTATTCATTTTGATATTCCTGAAACAGATGAAGAAATTCACTTCAAAGCAACTGGTAAATCAAAATTCGTTATTTTTGCGGGGCTCCCTATTAAAGAGCCAGTCGTAGCACGTGGACCATTCGTAATGAATACAAACGAGGAAATTTTAGAGAAATTTGAAAACTACAGGAATGGTACGTTTTTAGATGGTAAACCGTATTAA